One stretch of Roseimicrobium sp. ORNL1 DNA includes these proteins:
- a CDS encoding GNAT family N-acetyltransferase — protein sequence MPTPQVLSTARTHLRPFELTDADAAFAWFSDPEVMRYIPSPPDATVRQTEERIGRYREHGLKHGFSKWIIIDEKTGAPIGDAGFFTLPGSDRAELGYRLARKEWGKGLATEIAARWLEVAPEWYGFREVFAFAHPENQSSLHVMEKLGFRYSHVEKIYGTDAPLHRLSLAPALSGHVSSESVSPALPTMSSQALLVPAGTGTTFNVLGIATTIKVTAAQSDGAYVLYEQVIPPGLGVPPHVHTREDEIFFVLDGEVEFLAGTEVVVAKAGDIVHAPRNVPHAYKAIGETPATMRFLASPGDIEAMFAQLASWPSDEPPDLGKLGELCAKFGISFA from the coding sequence ATGCCCACGCCGCAGGTCCTCTCCACCGCACGCACGCACCTGCGGCCGTTTGAGCTTACGGATGCAGATGCCGCCTTTGCCTGGTTCAGCGATCCGGAAGTAATGCGCTACATTCCGTCTCCGCCGGATGCGACGGTACGCCAGACAGAGGAGCGCATCGGCCGCTACAGGGAGCACGGGCTCAAGCATGGTTTCAGCAAGTGGATCATCATCGATGAAAAGACCGGAGCGCCCATCGGCGACGCTGGATTCTTCACACTCCCGGGCAGCGATCGCGCTGAGCTGGGCTACCGGCTGGCGCGGAAGGAGTGGGGCAAGGGACTGGCCACAGAGATAGCAGCGCGGTGGCTGGAGGTGGCCCCAGAGTGGTATGGGTTCCGCGAGGTCTTCGCCTTTGCCCATCCGGAAAACCAATCCTCCCTGCATGTGATGGAGAAGTTGGGATTTCGGTACTCGCACGTGGAGAAAATTTATGGCACGGATGCGCCGCTGCATCGCCTCTCACTGGCTCCTGCTCTGTCAGGCCATGTTAGTTCAGAATCCGTTTCACCTGCTTTGCCCACCATGTCCTCCCAAGCGCTTCTTGTTCCCGCCGGCACCGGCACCACCTTCAACGTGCTCGGAATTGCCACTACCATCAAGGTGACGGCTGCCCAGAGTGATGGCGCCTATGTGCTCTATGAGCAGGTAATTCCTCCGGGCCTGGGCGTGCCGCCGCATGTGCACACGCGGGAGGACGAGATCTTCTTCGTGCTGGATGGCGAGGTGGAGTTTTTGGCCGGCACTGAAGTCGTAGTTGCCAAGGCTGGAGACATCGTCCATGCGCCGCGGAACGTGCCGCACGCTTACAAGGCCATTGGAGAGACTCCTGCCACGATGCGTTTCCTGGCATCGCCCGGAGATATCGAAGCTATGTTCGCGCAGCTGGCGTCGTGGCCTTCCGACGAGCCACCGGATCTGGGCAAGCTCGGCGAACTCTGCGCCAAGTTTGGCATCAGCTTCGCGTGA
- the folP gene encoding dihydropteroate synthase produces the protein MQLTFRQRSLPFPRRPLVMGIVNINDDSFCRDGTLDATAALAQAERMLREGADIIDIGAESARTNRGPISIDEEVARLLPFIHAWPDLLATMPAPPWDPEQCWPPLLSINTWRSEVVAQVLPEGGDLLNDISALPTARNAELCARHDTALLIMHSVGEPKVPHTHVEYQDVMNTLGEFFEKKIQLALSAGLSRNHLMLDPGIDFAKQRDDNLRIYRDMEELHRFERPVLLPVSRKTVIGDVLGLPEPLDRDAGTVACIAAGLRRGAHVFRVHHVRAAAQAAKTLWEIQGVVHTP, from the coding sequence ATGCAATTGACCTTCCGCCAGCGTTCCCTGCCTTTCCCCCGCAGGCCGCTGGTGATGGGGATCGTCAATATCAACGACGATTCCTTCTGCCGGGACGGGACTCTGGATGCGACCGCGGCACTGGCCCAAGCGGAACGCATGCTGCGCGAAGGCGCAGACATCATCGACATCGGAGCGGAGAGTGCCCGCACGAACCGCGGACCTATTTCAATCGATGAAGAGGTAGCACGACTGCTCCCTTTCATCCACGCATGGCCGGATCTGCTGGCCACCATGCCGGCTCCGCCTTGGGACCCGGAGCAATGCTGGCCCCCGCTTCTTTCCATCAACACGTGGAGAAGCGAAGTCGTGGCCCAGGTGCTGCCGGAAGGCGGTGATCTGCTGAACGACATCTCCGCCCTGCCCACAGCGCGCAATGCTGAGCTCTGTGCCCGGCACGACACGGCCCTCCTGATCATGCATTCCGTGGGGGAACCCAAGGTGCCACACACACATGTGGAATATCAGGATGTAATGAACACTCTCGGCGAATTTTTTGAAAAAAAGATTCAGCTCGCTCTCAGCGCAGGCCTTTCCCGCAACCATCTGATGCTGGACCCCGGCATCGACTTCGCCAAACAGCGGGATGACAATCTGCGCATCTATCGTGACATGGAAGAACTTCATCGATTCGAGCGGCCGGTGCTACTGCCCGTATCACGCAAGACCGTCATCGGTGATGTGCTGGGTCTGCCGGAACCGCTCGACAGAGATGCGGGTACCGTCGCCTGCATCGCTGCGGGACTTCGCCGTGGTGCGCATGTCTTCCGCGTCCACCATGTCCGCGCCGCCGCGCAAGCGGCGAAGACGCTCTGGGAGATTCAGGGAGTGGTGCACACGCCGTGA
- a CDS encoding NAD(P)H-dependent oxidoreductase — MKITLLSGTNRPGSNTRKVTAIIAGLYQEIGQPVDVLDLAELPPEIFSPEAYAHKPAAFARFSETILQSDGVHIVTPEYNGGVPGILKFFIDMLKFPESFQHRPVAFTGVAAGMWGALRPVEQLQAIFGYRNAYICPERVFLPNVFDLLTDEGTLADTALVDRLRGQATAFVKFAAQLKPIR, encoded by the coding sequence ATGAAAATCACCCTCCTCTCCGGCACGAACCGCCCCGGGAGCAACACCCGCAAGGTCACCGCCATCATTGCCGGGCTGTACCAGGAAATCGGCCAACCGGTGGACGTGCTCGATCTCGCTGAGCTGCCTCCGGAGATCTTTTCGCCTGAGGCCTACGCGCACAAGCCTGCTGCCTTCGCTCGGTTCAGCGAGACCATCCTCCAGAGTGACGGGGTGCACATCGTCACGCCCGAGTACAACGGTGGGGTGCCGGGCATCCTGAAATTTTTTATCGACATGCTGAAGTTCCCTGAGTCTTTCCAGCATCGTCCCGTGGCGTTCACCGGAGTGGCGGCGGGCATGTGGGGTGCGCTACGGCCTGTGGAACAACTCCAGGCCATCTTCGGCTACCGCAATGCCTACATCTGCCCGGAGCGTGTCTTCCTGCCGAATGTCTTTGATCTGCTCACCGATGAGGGAACGCTCGCCGACACAGCCTTGGTGGATCGCCTGCGCGGCCAGGCAACTGCGTTTGTGAAGTTCGCCGCGCAATTGAAGCCCATTCGCTAG
- a CDS encoding histidinol-phosphatase HisJ family protein has translation MPPDYHTHTPLCKHAVGHPREYAARAAELGLPELGLSDHSPMREYFDDWRMAWEEFPAYLEMVEEARAAYPRLPIRLGLEVDYLQGGDAWVEELAKAADFDYLIGSVHYIAPGWDVDNPKYISRFTEGNVDEIWSIYFQLYEKAIRSRLFDFMGHPDLPKKFGFRATGDLRRFYEPVIQALVDTNTAYEINTAGLRKDVREMYPARQFLEMAHAAGVPLLINSDAHAPGEVGADFAQAVQLAREVGYTHSARFEKRRRTLAPLT, from the coding sequence ATGCCGCCGGATTATCACACTCATACCCCCTTGTGCAAGCACGCGGTGGGCCATCCTCGCGAATATGCCGCCCGCGCCGCCGAACTGGGACTGCCGGAGCTGGGCCTCTCTGACCACAGCCCCATGCGGGAGTATTTCGACGACTGGCGCATGGCTTGGGAGGAGTTCCCCGCCTACCTCGAAATGGTGGAGGAAGCCCGTGCCGCCTACCCCCGCCTGCCCATCCGCCTCGGTTTGGAGGTCGATTACCTCCAAGGAGGCGATGCCTGGGTGGAGGAACTCGCCAAGGCGGCCGATTTTGACTACCTCATCGGCAGCGTGCACTACATCGCTCCCGGCTGGGATGTGGACAATCCCAAGTACATCTCCCGCTTCACGGAAGGGAACGTAGACGAGATCTGGTCCATCTACTTCCAGCTCTATGAGAAGGCGATCCGATCCCGGCTCTTCGACTTCATGGGTCATCCGGACCTTCCCAAGAAGTTCGGATTCCGGGCTACCGGCGACCTGCGACGCTTTTATGAACCTGTGATTCAGGCACTTGTAGACACTAATACCGCCTACGAGATCAACACCGCCGGCCTGCGCAAGGATGTGCGTGAAATGTATCCAGCCCGCCAGTTCCTGGAAATGGCCCACGCCGCCGGGGTACCCCTCCTCATCAATTCGGATGCCCACGCTCCCGGCGAGGTGGGGGCGGACTTTGCCCAAGCGGTGCAACTCGCCCGGGAAGTGGGCTACACCCATTCCGCCCGCTTTGAAAAACGGCGCCGCACCCTGGCTCCGCTCACCTAG
- a CDS encoding type II secretion system protein, whose translation MLPRPRVVPVPRGVTLIELLLVVVIISVLTTLSFPLFGYFRDKARDVSCIANLRLLYTGASGHLLEHDMVWPQMPSDVDVSGSEEPMWEWWFHALEPYGVAKHHWLCASETVSYEEKHSTTSDFHSTYIPTDFEATPNVAYLWKQPWFMERGQFHGKDHGPNVVMPDGTVKQGPSLFER comes from the coding sequence ATGCTCCCCCGCCCCCGAGTTGTTCCCGTCCCCCGCGGTGTTACGCTGATTGAGCTGCTGCTGGTGGTGGTCATCATTTCTGTTCTCACGACGCTCTCGTTTCCCCTTTTTGGGTACTTCCGTGACAAGGCCAGGGACGTCTCGTGCATTGCCAATCTCCGGCTTCTTTACACCGGAGCATCCGGTCACCTCCTTGAGCATGACATGGTCTGGCCCCAGATGCCCTCGGATGTGGATGTATCTGGCTCCGAGGAGCCTATGTGGGAATGGTGGTTCCATGCGCTCGAGCCTTACGGCGTGGCAAAGCACCACTGGCTTTGCGCCTCCGAGACCGTCTCCTACGAAGAGAAGCACTCCACGACGTCCGACTTTCATAGCACCTACATCCCCACGGATTTCGAGGCCACGCCCAATGTGGCCTACCTGTGGAAGCAGCCCTGGTTCATGGAGCGTGGACAGTTTCATGGGAAAGACCACGGCCCGAATGTCGTGATGCCAGACGGCACGGTGAAGCAGGGGCCGTCCCTCTTCGAGCGGTAG
- the proS gene encoding proline--tRNA ligase — MSSATAITPTRAVNFPEWYQQVVRAADLAENSEVRGCMVIKPWGFGLWENIQRQLDAKFKETGHVNAYFPLLIPLSYLEKEAEHAEGFATECAVVTHHRLEAQKQEDGTTKMVPTGKLDEPFVIRPTSETIIGAAFARWVESYRDLPLLINQWCNVMRWEMRPRLFLRTAEFLWQEGHTAHETEQEAMEEAKLMHGVYEEFLTTNLAIPVIPGEKSARERFPGAVNTFTVEAMVQDRKAIQAGTSHFLGQNFAKAANIEFLGRDNVRHLAWTTSWGMSTRLIGTLIMTHGDDDGIILPPRIAPTQIVILPVTPKPETRDAVIDACEALAKTLRTQTYHNEPLRVHVDKRDIPGGQRNWEWIKKGVPIRLEFGPRDIEKRSVAVSRRDKTPKDKEFIPKEQFIRDVEEMLDSIQTTLLQRATALRDANTKKLETEAEFREYFKDDAPGGFALMHWAGTSEEEERIAKEMKVTIRCIPKGDQYAEEGTCFLTGKPSSRRVVFARSY, encoded by the coding sequence ATGAGTTCCGCCACTGCCATCACTCCCACCCGTGCTGTAAACTTTCCCGAATGGTACCAGCAGGTCGTTCGCGCCGCCGATCTGGCGGAGAATTCCGAGGTCCGTGGATGCATGGTGATCAAGCCGTGGGGTTTTGGCCTGTGGGAGAACATTCAGCGCCAGCTCGACGCCAAGTTCAAGGAGACGGGGCACGTGAATGCCTACTTCCCTCTGCTCATCCCCTTGAGCTACCTGGAGAAGGAGGCCGAGCACGCCGAGGGCTTTGCCACAGAGTGTGCGGTGGTTACACACCACCGTCTCGAGGCACAGAAGCAGGAGGATGGCACCACGAAGATGGTTCCCACCGGCAAGCTGGATGAGCCCTTTGTCATCCGCCCCACCTCGGAAACCATCATCGGCGCCGCCTTCGCGCGCTGGGTGGAGAGCTATCGTGACCTGCCCCTGCTCATCAATCAGTGGTGCAACGTCATGCGCTGGGAAATGCGCCCTCGTCTTTTCCTCCGCACGGCCGAGTTCCTCTGGCAGGAAGGGCACACCGCCCACGAGACGGAGCAGGAAGCCATGGAGGAGGCAAAACTCATGCACGGCGTGTATGAGGAGTTCCTCACCACCAACCTCGCCATTCCCGTCATCCCCGGCGAGAAGAGCGCCCGCGAACGTTTCCCCGGAGCTGTGAACACTTTCACGGTGGAAGCCATGGTGCAGGATCGCAAGGCCATCCAGGCGGGCACCTCCCACTTCCTTGGCCAGAACTTTGCCAAGGCAGCAAACATCGAATTCCTCGGTCGTGACAATGTCCGCCATCTTGCCTGGACCACGAGCTGGGGCATGAGCACCCGTCTCATCGGTACCTTGATCATGACGCACGGGGACGATGATGGCATCATCCTGCCTCCCCGCATCGCTCCCACGCAGATCGTCATTCTTCCTGTCACTCCCAAGCCCGAGACCCGCGATGCGGTGATCGATGCCTGTGAGGCCCTGGCAAAGACGCTTCGCACCCAGACCTACCACAACGAGCCCCTGCGCGTGCACGTGGACAAGCGCGACATTCCCGGTGGCCAGCGCAACTGGGAGTGGATCAAGAAGGGTGTGCCCATCCGCCTGGAGTTCGGACCCCGCGACATCGAGAAGCGCAGCGTCGCCGTCTCCCGCCGCGACAAGACGCCCAAGGACAAGGAGTTCATCCCGAAGGAACAGTTCATCCGCGACGTGGAGGAGATGCTGGACAGCATCCAGACCACCCTGCTTCAGCGGGCCACCGCACTGCGCGACGCCAACACCAAGAAGCTCGAAACCGAGGCCGAGTTCCGCGAGTATTTCAAGGACGACGCCCCTGGAGGCTTCGCCCTCATGCACTGGGCAGGTACGAGCGAGGAAGAGGAGCGCATTGCCAAGGAGATGAAGGTCACCATCCGCTGCATCCCCAAGGGCGATCAGTATGCGGAAGAGGGGACCTGCTTCCTCACCGGCAAGCCCAGCAGCCGGCGCGTGGTGTTTGCGCGGAGTTACTAA
- the leuD gene encoding 3-isopropylmalate dehydratase small subunit produces MSLAKVTQVAGTAVYVPGSDIDTDRIIPARFMKCVTFDGLGEFAFYDVRKNADGTDREHPLNDKRFEGANILLSGSNFGCGSSREHAPQALYRFGFRAVIAESFAEIFFGNCTTLGIPCAVASGQDIRMLAKELERNPKLEVTVDLVAEKVLFEDQEFPIVVPHTAREALTTGQWDPIAELLKHKDAVADKVRELSLV; encoded by the coding sequence ATGTCTCTCGCCAAAGTCACCCAAGTTGCCGGCACCGCTGTTTACGTTCCAGGATCTGACATCGACACGGACCGCATCATTCCGGCCCGCTTCATGAAGTGCGTCACGTTTGACGGCCTTGGGGAGTTTGCCTTCTACGACGTGCGCAAGAATGCCGACGGCACAGACAGGGAGCATCCGCTGAATGACAAACGTTTCGAGGGGGCAAACATCCTTCTCTCCGGCTCGAACTTCGGTTGCGGCAGCTCCCGTGAGCATGCTCCGCAGGCGCTGTACCGCTTCGGCTTCCGGGCCGTCATCGCGGAGAGCTTTGCGGAAATCTTCTTTGGCAACTGCACCACGCTGGGCATCCCCTGCGCCGTGGCCAGCGGCCAGGACATCCGCATGCTGGCGAAGGAACTGGAGCGCAATCCGAAGCTGGAAGTCACCGTGGACCTCGTGGCGGAGAAGGTGCTTTTCGAAGACCAGGAATTCCCCATCGTGGTGCCGCACACCGCCCGCGAAGCCCTGACCACCGGCCAGTGGGATCCCATCGCCGAGTTGCTGAAGCACAAGGACGCGGTCGCGGACAAGGTGCGTGAGCTGAGCCTGGTGTAA
- a CDS encoding putative manganese-dependent inorganic diphosphatase, whose product MSTAESDPIYVIGHRNPDADAICSAIGYTAFLRASRGSDARAACCGEMNTRTSWVLDYAKVDAPKLLMDVRPTAATVCRKNVVTARREDTCLSVHRKMLAYGFRSLPVVDEEGCIVGMPSLQELAQLFLPSEASDEDANRYVRTSEANIVAALDGTFPNGREARQEVETRVLMVAGSSMGTTQTRMKRFPHSSVMVLVGDRPDVQEMAIRNGVDCLIITGGFQVDDAIMALARQEDVPVICTRYDTASAAQLVRFSRPIADALHDDFQRFAAKTPLKEILVQTHDSHQPLFPVVDDDSGKLMGVFSKSDLVDVPRAKIVLVDHNEFAQAVTGADEAEILEVIDHHRLSGNLRTKEPVRFINEPVGSTSTIVAMMYRLRNLEPDRATAICLCAGLISDTLNLTSPTTTSTDSEILPWLAGIAGIDVAKFTAEFFSAGSMLRDKPAGAALESDRKEFEENGWKLSISQIEELGLDEFWKQEGALRDALENVVRQRGVHFACLLVTDITRHDSILLTAGSDRVSDAIEYPELKPKVFELKGVVSRKKQLFPYLSRVVAKLVAPV is encoded by the coding sequence ATGTCCACCGCAGAATCAGATCCCATCTACGTCATTGGTCACCGGAATCCGGATGCGGATGCGATCTGCTCAGCCATCGGCTACACCGCCTTCCTGCGTGCATCACGAGGGTCAGACGCCCGGGCAGCCTGTTGCGGGGAGATGAACACCCGCACCTCCTGGGTGCTGGACTACGCCAAGGTGGATGCCCCCAAGCTGCTCATGGATGTGCGTCCCACTGCGGCCACCGTCTGCCGCAAGAACGTGGTGACGGCCCGGCGGGAGGACACCTGCCTCTCCGTGCACCGGAAGATGCTGGCGTACGGGTTCCGCAGTCTTCCCGTCGTGGATGAGGAAGGGTGCATCGTCGGCATGCCCTCCCTGCAGGAGCTCGCGCAGCTCTTTCTCCCTTCCGAAGCCAGCGACGAAGATGCCAACCGCTATGTCCGCACCAGCGAGGCCAACATCGTGGCCGCGCTGGATGGCACCTTCCCCAACGGACGCGAAGCCCGGCAAGAGGTGGAGACCCGCGTCCTCATGGTGGCGGGGTCCAGCATGGGCACCACGCAGACGCGGATGAAGCGTTTCCCCCACTCCAGCGTCATGGTGCTGGTGGGCGACCGTCCGGATGTGCAGGAAATGGCCATCCGCAATGGCGTGGACTGCCTCATCATCACCGGCGGCTTCCAGGTGGACGATGCCATCATGGCGCTGGCCCGCCAGGAGGATGTGCCCGTCATCTGCACCCGCTATGACACCGCCAGCGCAGCGCAGCTCGTACGTTTCTCGCGTCCCATTGCGGATGCCCTGCATGACGACTTCCAGCGCTTCGCTGCCAAAACGCCGCTGAAGGAAATCCTGGTGCAGACCCACGATTCCCATCAACCGCTCTTTCCTGTCGTGGATGATGACAGCGGAAAGTTGATGGGTGTCTTTTCCAAGTCCGACCTCGTGGATGTGCCGCGGGCGAAGATTGTGCTCGTGGACCACAATGAGTTTGCCCAGGCGGTGACCGGTGCGGATGAGGCGGAGATCCTGGAAGTCATCGACCACCACCGCCTCAGTGGCAATCTGCGCACCAAAGAACCGGTTCGTTTCATCAACGAGCCGGTGGGAAGTACCAGTACCATCGTGGCCATGATGTACCGGCTGCGCAATCTGGAGCCGGACCGCGCCACCGCCATCTGCCTATGTGCCGGATTGATCTCAGACACGCTCAACCTCACCTCGCCCACGACGACCAGCACCGATAGTGAAATCCTTCCGTGGCTAGCTGGCATTGCAGGCATCGATGTCGCGAAGTTCACCGCCGAATTCTTCAGCGCAGGTTCCATGCTGCGGGACAAGCCGGCCGGTGCCGCGTTGGAGTCGGATCGCAAGGAGTTCGAGGAGAATGGATGGAAACTCAGCATCAGCCAGATTGAAGAGCTGGGGCTGGATGAATTCTGGAAACAGGAAGGCGCGCTGCGCGACGCCTTGGAGAACGTGGTCCGTCAGCGTGGGGTGCACTTCGCCTGCCTGCTGGTCACTGACATCACGCGGCATGACAGCATCCTGCTCACCGCAGGCAGTGACCGTGTGAGTGATGCGATCGAGTATCCCGAACTCAAACCCAAGGTGTTTGAGCTCAAGGGAGTGGTGAGCCGCAAGAAGCAGCTCTTTCCCTACCTCAGCCGTGTGGTGGCAAAATTGGTCGCGCCAGTCTGA